In Lacrimispora indolis DSM 755, a genomic segment contains:
- a CDS encoding sulfatase family protein, with protein sequence MKTNLLYVFADQWRAHAMGFMNMDQVVTPNIDSFARESMRFTNAYSTYPLCSPHRASLMTGKYPFRAGMWTNCKIGLEEKVMLRPQEICIGDVLKDERYRTGYIGKWHLDASELNFTSNPKSGARDWDAYTPPGERRHGFDYWLSYGAWDDHLDPHYWQDDEKQIKPGKWSAEFETDKAIEYMEARKEDEQPFALFLSYNPPHLPYELVPDRYYEKFQGLEVCYRENVPEEMREKGGLLETQTKQYYAAIYGIDEQFGRILQYLKDHNMEENTIVILSADHGEMLGSHGLMSKNIWYEESLHIPLMIRQKGRIEAVDNDGIFASPDHMPTILELLEIPVPKTCEGYSHVKGMFGKDENEPQDMLICSYPGGAEMVKAFSDKGLSHKAYGWRGIKDKRYTYVISNGYAPGEEQKEYLYDNLEDPYQINPQVLEPECQRADILVYREKLKNYLSLTDDPFLWER encoded by the coding sequence ATGAAAACAAATCTGCTGTATGTATTTGCCGACCAGTGGCGGGCACACGCCATGGGATTCATGAACATGGACCAGGTGGTGACTCCAAACATTGACTCTTTTGCCCGGGAGAGCATGAGGTTTACCAATGCTTACAGCACGTACCCATTATGCTCTCCCCACAGAGCGTCTCTGATGACAGGGAAATATCCCTTCCGCGCAGGAATGTGGACTAATTGCAAGATTGGACTGGAAGAAAAGGTCATGCTGAGGCCCCAGGAGATCTGCATCGGAGATGTGCTGAAGGATGAGAGATACCGGACGGGCTACATTGGCAAATGGCATCTGGATGCTTCAGAGCTTAATTTTACTTCCAATCCAAAATCAGGCGCGCGGGACTGGGATGCTTATACGCCTCCAGGGGAAAGAAGGCATGGATTTGATTACTGGCTGTCTTACGGAGCCTGGGATGATCACCTGGATCCCCATTATTGGCAGGATGATGAAAAACAGATAAAGCCGGGAAAATGGTCAGCAGAATTTGAAACAGACAAGGCCATTGAATACATGGAAGCAAGGAAAGAGGATGAACAGCCGTTTGCACTGTTTCTATCCTACAATCCGCCCCACCTTCCCTATGAACTGGTGCCGGACCGGTATTATGAGAAGTTTCAGGGTCTGGAGGTCTGCTATCGTGAAAACGTTCCTGAAGAGATGAGGGAAAAGGGAGGACTTCTGGAAACCCAGACAAAACAGTATTATGCTGCGATTTATGGAATTGATGAGCAGTTTGGAAGAATCCTTCAATATTTAAAGGATCATAATATGGAGGAGAATACCATTGTCATCTTGTCTGCAGACCACGGGGAAATGCTTGGCTCTCATGGATTGATGAGTAAAAACATCTGGTATGAGGAATCCCTCCATATCCCGCTCATGATTCGCCAGAAGGGGAGAATCGAGGCTGTGGACAATGACGGGATATTTGCCAGTCCTGATCACATGCCAACTATTCTGGAGCTTCTGGAAATTCCCGTACCAAAGACATGTGAGGGATATAGCCATGTCAAAGGCATGTTCGGAAAGGATGAGAATGAGCCTCAGGATATGCTGATCTGTTCTTATCCGGGAGGTGCGGAGATGGTAAAGGCTTTTTCTGATAAAGGTCTCAGCCATAAGGCTTACGGATGGAGGGGTATTAAAGACAAACGCTATACCTATGTCATTTCCAACGGCTATGCTCCGGGAGAGGAGCAAAAGGAATATCTTTATGATAATCTGGAGGATCCTTATCAGATTAATCCACAAGTATTGGAGCCGGAGTGCCAAAGAGCGGATATTTTGGTGTACCGGGAAAAGCTGAAAAACTATCTGAGTCTGACGGACGATCCGTTTTTGTGGGAACGATAG
- a CDS encoding glycoside hydrolase family 88 protein: MAQTLEQIKTYPGMEEGMVQKALDDAVKLVKENLSEFTDKFQSSNSFDGFYEATENVEWTTGFWTGVIWLAYEHTGDEAFRKAAEVQVESFLNRIENKIDVNHHDMGFLYSLSCVAAYKLTGNEHAKKAALLAADHLAERYRERGKFLQAWGNPGEPKEYRLIIDCLLNLPLLYWATEVTGDPSYEEKAENHIKTAMKCILRPDHSTYHTHFFDVETGEPTYGVTHQGNRNGSAWARGQAWGIYGIALSYRYLKNPEYTDLFCSVTDYFIEHLPEDLVPYWDFDFDTGSTEPRDSSASAIAICGILEMAKYLEKEKAQVYLAAADRMLKALTDLCANRDFKKSNGLLLHGTYARDSKENTCTNRGVDECNTWGDYFYMEALTRLSKDWELYW; encoded by the coding sequence ATGGCACAGACATTGGAACAAATAAAAACCTATCCTGGAATGGAAGAGGGTATGGTTCAAAAAGCTCTTGACGATGCGGTGAAGCTCGTTAAGGAGAACCTTTCGGAATTTACGGATAAATTCCAGTCTTCCAACAGCTTTGACGGATTTTATGAGGCAACAGAAAATGTGGAATGGACAACAGGATTCTGGACAGGAGTGATCTGGCTGGCTTACGAGCACACCGGTGATGAAGCATTCCGGAAAGCCGCTGAAGTACAGGTAGAAAGCTTCCTGAACAGAATTGAAAATAAAATTGACGTAAACCATCATGATATGGGATTTTTATACAGCTTATCCTGTGTGGCAGCTTATAAGCTGACCGGCAATGAACATGCAAAAAAGGCGGCTTTATTGGCGGCTGATCATTTGGCAGAACGCTACAGGGAGAGAGGCAAGTTCCTTCAGGCCTGGGGAAATCCGGGGGAACCTAAGGAATACCGGCTGATCATTGACTGCCTGTTAAATCTTCCCTTACTTTACTGGGCAACGGAAGTGACAGGAGATCCATCGTATGAAGAAAAGGCGGAGAACCATATAAAAACTGCCATGAAATGCATTTTGCGCCCGGATCATTCTACCTACCATACCCATTTCTTTGATGTGGAAACAGGGGAACCCACCTATGGAGTAACCCACCAGGGGAACCGCAACGGTTCTGCATGGGCAAGAGGTCAGGCCTGGGGGATTTATGGAATCGCCTTAAGCTACCGGTATTTGAAAAATCCGGAGTACACGGACTTATTCTGTAGTGTGACTGATTATTTTATTGAGCATCTGCCGGAAGATCTGGTTCCTTACTGGGATTTTGACTTTGACACAGGAAGCACGGAGCCGAGAGATTCCTCCGCATCTGCCATTGCCATCTGCGGAATCCTGGAAATGGCGAAATATCTGGAAAAAGAGAAGGCACAGGTATATTTGGCTGCGGCTGACCGGATGCTTAAGGCGCTGACAGATCTTTGTGCCAACAGGGATTTCAAAAAATCCAATGGATTGCTGCTTCACGGCACCTATGCAAGGGATTCCAAAGAGAATACCTGTACCAACCGTGGTGTAGATGAGTGCAATACATGGGGTGACTATTTTTACATGGAGGCTCTTACCAGGCTTTCCAAGGACTGGGAGCTGTACTGGTAA
- a CDS encoding carbohydrate ABC transporter permease, with translation MKTKTKDLRILLYLGLIALSLFMLVPFYWMVISSLKLNKDVFSIPMKWWPDTLHWENYKIIWKKLPLVTFFFNTAKLTVITTIIQLCTSCFAAYGFTKTRFKGRDLIFLMYVTTIAVPWQVYMVPQFILVSKLGLNDTHLGLILMQAFSAFGVFLIRQFYISIPDELCEAARIDGLNEYGIFGKIVFPLGKPAMATLTIFTFTNVWNDFMGPLIYLKTKELKTIQLGIRMFISQFGADYAWIMAASVCSLVPVIIVFLSCQKFFVEGVAASGIKG, from the coding sequence ATGAAAACAAAAACAAAGGATTTAAGGATACTTCTGTATCTGGGATTGATTGCTTTATCCCTTTTTATGCTGGTGCCCTTTTACTGGATGGTAATTTCTTCTTTAAAGCTTAATAAAGATGTATTTTCCATACCAATGAAATGGTGGCCCGATACGTTGCATTGGGAGAACTACAAAATCATCTGGAAGAAGCTGCCCCTTGTGACCTTCTTTTTCAATACCGCCAAGCTTACGGTCATTACGACCATCATCCAGCTGTGCACCAGCTGCTTTGCTGCTTACGGTTTTACAAAGACGCGTTTTAAAGGCAGGGACTTGATTTTCCTTATGTATGTTACTACAATAGCTGTTCCATGGCAGGTCTACATGGTTCCCCAGTTTATTCTGGTTTCCAAGCTGGGCCTTAACGACACTCATTTAGGATTGATCCTGATGCAGGCCTTCTCCGCCTTCGGCGTATTTTTGATCCGTCAGTTTTATATCAGCATTCCGGATGAATTATGCGAAGCAGCCAGGATCGACGGGTTAAACGAATACGGCATATTCGGAAAGATCGTGTTCCCTCTTGGAAAGCCGGCAATGGCGACCTTGACCATCTTTACATTCACCAATGTATGGAATGATTTCATGGGACCGCTCATCTATTTAAAGACAAAAGAATTAAAAACCATCCAGCTGGGTATCCGGATGTTCATATCCCAGTTCGGAGCTGACTATGCATGGATCATGGCGGCCTCCGTATGCTCATTGGTCCCGGTTATCATCGTATTTTTAAGCTGTCAGAAGTTCTTTGTAGAGGGCGTTGCAGCCAGCGGAATCAAAGGATAA
- a CDS encoding carbohydrate ABC transporter permease — MKEVKTTLTSHQKKAIRSNLIGYSFILPNLIGYAIFVFIPVIFSFILSVMKWDGSQAPMEFVGLKNFAQIFGDRIFVQSFIHTIQYALLTVFPTLVLALLLAVLLNHKLKGIAIFRTALYFPYIASIVAVGAVWNMLFQPDFGPINEFLKFIGISKPPRWVVDVKWAMVAISVVSVWKYMGYYMIVYLAALQGISGSLYEAAGIDGANGFQKLRYITIPMLTPTTFFVLIMLTIQCFKVFDLVYVMTGGGPGNATKTLVNYIYEKAFTSWQFGPASAGAIVLFAVVLVITLIQFAGEKKWSKDLM, encoded by the coding sequence ATGAAGGAAGTAAAAACGACATTGACGTCGCATCAAAAGAAGGCAATCCGAAGTAACCTGATCGGTTATTCATTTATTCTGCCTAATTTAATCGGGTATGCTATTTTCGTATTCATTCCCGTCATCTTTTCCTTTATTTTAAGTGTTATGAAATGGGATGGTTCCCAGGCTCCCATGGAGTTCGTAGGATTAAAAAATTTTGCTCAGATTTTCGGTGACAGGATATTTGTTCAATCCTTTATTCACACCATTCAATATGCATTGCTTACGGTATTCCCAACCTTAGTGCTGGCGCTTTTACTGGCAGTTCTGTTGAATCATAAATTAAAGGGGATCGCGATATTCCGTACCGCGCTGTATTTCCCTTATATTGCTTCCATCGTGGCAGTAGGTGCGGTATGGAACATGCTGTTTCAGCCGGATTTTGGACCGATCAATGAATTTTTGAAATTCATCGGCATTTCCAAGCCTCCCAGATGGGTTGTTGATGTGAAATGGGCTATGGTGGCCATTTCCGTGGTAAGTGTATGGAAATACATGGGATACTATATGATCGTGTATCTGGCGGCCCTTCAGGGAATCTCAGGTTCTCTTTATGAAGCGGCCGGTATAGATGGGGCCAATGGCTTTCAGAAGCTTCGGTATATTACCATTCCCATGCTGACACCGACCACATTCTTTGTGCTGATCATGCTTACGATCCAGTGCTTTAAGGTGTTTGACCTTGTATATGTAATGACAGGCGGAGGTCCCGGCAACGCCACCAAGACCCTGGTCAATTACATTTATGAAAAGGCATTTACCTCATGGCAGTTCGGACCGGCAAGTGCGGGAGCCATTGTTCTGTTTGCAGTAGTGCTTGTGATCACCCTGATTCAGTTTGCGGGTGAAAAGAAGTGGTCTAAGGATTTGATGTAA
- a CDS encoding ABC transporter substrate-binding protein yields MRLKRVLSMVLAAGMVCTSLTACGSKATESSAADTAGTSAAESTKADEKAQDSGEKKVLSVTTWDYDSSPQFQAVVDAYMKENPNVEIKVIDTSADEYNNSLGISLSAAQPDPDIIWVKDMGSMLQMADKKQLLPLDDFMKKDNFDTSVYNGAAEQLQYNGVTYGLPYRSDWYVLYYNKDLFDAAGVEYPSNDMTWEEYDALAAKMTSGEGSSKVYGGHNHTWQALVTNWAVQDGKHTVVEKDYSFLKPWYESAVALQDNGYIQDYSTLKTANIHYSSVFKNQQCAMMPMGTWFIATMIQSRAADETSFNWGIARIPHPADTEAGYTVGALTPLGISAYTDEPDLSWDFVKFATSKEAANILAEQGVFTGIQTEESLKTIASAEFFPEGESNIEALSYTHYTFDRPLDPQIEEIRKVLDEVHEMIMIKQYTVDQGIEELNKRVAEIKGW; encoded by the coding sequence ATGAGATTAAAAAGAGTTTTATCTATGGTGTTAGCAGCCGGAATGGTATGCACATCATTGACTGCATGTGGCAGCAAGGCAACTGAAAGCAGTGCTGCAGATACAGCTGGAACATCTGCTGCAGAATCAACGAAAGCAGACGAAAAAGCACAGGATTCAGGCGAGAAGAAGGTTCTTTCCGTTACAACATGGGATTATGATTCATCACCACAGTTCCAGGCAGTCGTTGATGCCTATATGAAAGAAAATCCAAATGTGGAGATCAAGGTAATTGACACATCAGCTGACGAATACAACAATTCCTTAGGAATCAGCTTGTCCGCGGCTCAGCCGGATCCGGATATCATTTGGGTAAAGGATATGGGCTCCATGCTTCAGATGGCTGATAAAAAGCAGCTTCTTCCTCTTGATGATTTCATGAAAAAAGATAACTTTGATACATCCGTTTACAATGGTGCGGCAGAGCAGCTTCAGTACAACGGAGTGACCTACGGACTTCCGTACCGTTCCGACTGGTATGTATTATATTACAATAAGGATCTTTTTGACGCAGCAGGCGTTGAATATCCTTCCAATGATATGACATGGGAAGAGTATGATGCACTGGCTGCAAAGATGACTTCCGGCGAAGGCAGCTCAAAGGTATATGGCGGACATAACCATACCTGGCAGGCTCTTGTAACAAACTGGGCCGTTCAGGATGGCAAGCACACAGTTGTTGAAAAGGATTATTCCTTCTTAAAGCCATGGTATGAATCAGCTGTTGCCTTACAGGATAATGGATATATCCAGGATTACTCTACTTTAAAGACAGCAAACATCCATTACTCTTCTGTATTTAAGAATCAGCAGTGTGCTATGATGCCGATGGGTACCTGGTTTATTGCAACCATGATCCAGTCCCGCGCAGCAGATGAGACTTCCTTTAACTGGGGCATTGCAAGAATTCCTCATCCTGCTGACACAGAAGCCGGTTATACGGTAGGTGCTCTTACTCCTCTCGGAATCAGCGCTTATACCGACGAGCCTGACTTATCCTGGGATTTTGTGAAGTTTGCAACCAGCAAAGAAGCAGCAAATATTCTGGCTGAACAGGGCGTATTTACCGGTATCCAGACAGAGGAATCTTTAAAGACCATCGCTTCTGCAGAGTTCTTCCCAGAGGGAGAGTCAAATATTGAAGCACTGTCTTATACTCACTACACATTTGACCGTCCTTTAGATCCACAGATCGAAGAAATCCGTAAGGTGCTCGATGAAGTTCATGAAATGATCATGATCAAGCAGTACACGGTTGATCAGGGAATCGAAGAGCTGAACAAACGTGTTGCAGAAATCAAAGGCTGGTAA
- a CDS encoding sensor histidine kinase: protein MPRTFQYKFLLYNLLVVISIACAVSFYNYHSYYKDAVENETENTVNRIQILSDRMEVAYEEMVNIVVTCSERKSLFSSASLRLSDYGESTYIKLYASNVLRDFCAISGYSKYIYKITLYNNGEVLQAGNAYGSTRDAGDIQNAPWFHDLLSRENTQYLLSLEDNPFSPTNYTPKLLPLLRPLKYASSGQPEDAWIFLAISPRLFSDTLKSMGDGQILYAATSDGSIISSVNGDSFDVDLLLATLKDFKDPQGNFRTWLDGKECIIAYERQAVSGLIFFQVLPISDLNLDHGVIGGTIGLIFFFCFAIGLTLSWFISRQLSAPISRLKKRLEFISRGNFDPDRSIETDDEIGSIGKQINQMSNRISNLMETRVQSEKEKKDLEIKMLQAQINPHFLYNTLDSIKWIATMQKNSGIVQVVTALSSLLKNMAKGFNEKVTLRQELDFLQNYVIIEKIRYIELFDVTTQVDQEVLYDAKIVKLTLQPIVENAIFNGIEPSGRNGLIQIHVFAENGVLYITVKDNGIGISPENMERLLTDTSRITRSNMSGIGLPNVDRRLKLVYGEEYGLKLESELDQYTLITIALPLEF from the coding sequence ATGCCCCGCACATTCCAGTATAAATTTCTTTTGTATAATCTTCTGGTGGTTATAAGCATTGCCTGTGCTGTTAGTTTTTATAACTATCACTCTTATTATAAGGATGCTGTTGAAAATGAAACGGAAAATACCGTCAACCGGATTCAGATTCTCTCAGATCGTATGGAAGTAGCCTATGAAGAAATGGTCAACATTGTTGTGACCTGTTCCGAACGAAAATCTTTATTTTCTTCTGCCTCTTTAAGACTGTCAGACTACGGTGAATCTACCTATATTAAGCTGTATGCCTCCAATGTGCTGAGAGATTTCTGCGCCATATCAGGCTACAGCAAATATATTTATAAAATCACACTTTATAATAATGGGGAAGTTTTACAGGCCGGTAATGCTTACGGGTCCACCCGGGATGCCGGTGACATTCAAAATGCCCCCTGGTTTCATGATTTGCTTTCCAGAGAAAATACCCAGTACCTTCTTTCTCTGGAGGACAACCCTTTTTCTCCTACGAATTATACTCCAAAGCTTCTTCCTCTTTTAAGACCATTAAAATATGCTTCCAGCGGCCAGCCGGAAGATGCCTGGATCTTTCTGGCTATTTCTCCCCGCCTGTTTTCCGACACACTGAAAAGCATGGGGGATGGTCAGATTCTTTACGCGGCCACTTCGGATGGAAGTATTATTTCCTCTGTGAATGGGGATTCTTTTGACGTTGACCTTTTGCTGGCCACTTTAAAAGACTTTAAAGACCCCCAGGGCAATTTCCGCACCTGGCTGGATGGAAAGGAATGCATCATTGCCTATGAAAGACAAGCAGTCAGCGGGCTGATTTTCTTTCAGGTCCTTCCGATTTCAGACTTAAACCTGGATCACGGAGTGATCGGAGGCACCATTGGACTCATATTCTTTTTCTGCTTTGCCATTGGCCTGACTTTGTCCTGGTTCATATCCCGCCAGTTAAGCGCTCCCATCAGCCGCTTGAAAAAACGTCTGGAGTTCATTTCCAGGGGAAACTTCGACCCGGACCGTTCCATTGAAACAGACGACGAGATCGGAAGCATAGGAAAACAGATCAACCAGATGTCCAACCGGATCTCCAACCTTATGGAAACAAGGGTTCAAAGCGAAAAAGAAAAAAAGGATCTGGAAATCAAAATGCTACAGGCCCAGATCAATCCTCATTTTCTTTATAACACCTTAGATTCCATCAAATGGATTGCAACCATGCAGAAAAACAGCGGGATCGTCCAGGTGGTCACCGCCTTGTCCTCCCTGCTGAAAAATATGGCAAAAGGCTTCAACGAAAAAGTAACTCTCCGTCAGGAATTGGATTTTCTGCAGAATTATGTTATTATAGAGAAAATCCGATATATTGAACTCTTTGATGTAACAACCCAGGTTGACCAGGAGGTTTTATACGATGCCAAAATCGTGAAGCTGACGCTTCAGCCCATTGTAGAAAACGCCATCTTTAACGGGATCGAGCCAAGCGGAAGAAACGGGCTCATACAGATACACGTTTTTGCCGAAAACGGCGTCCTTTATATTACAGTAAAGGACAATGGCATCGGCATTTCTCCGGAAAACATGGAAAGGCTCCTGACGGATACCTCCCGCATCACCAGAAGCAACATGAGCGGAATCGGGCTTCCAAACGTGGACAGGAGATTAAAACTGGTTTATGGAGAAGAATACGGATTAAAGCTGGAAAGCGAATTAGATCAATATACATTGATTACCATTGCCCTTCCTCTGGAATTTTAG
- a CDS encoding response regulator transcription factor: MYRIIIIDDEPLILAGIASLIIWENYECTIIGKATNGPSAYDMIMELHPDIVITDIRMPVLNGLDLVEKCKENGCTFAFIVLTNLEEFHLVKKALSLGASDYLVKIDLNEEALITALERAKEACDLLINKQHQMAGGQLKNNQEDLAKTTFRRLFLSQEELADIPEELEVQYPAPFIILFSLNPINIDFEAGGGSYDLHSVSRQLIDILGGIAARFFFHYTILEYRQDTFLITASLKEEAFSQSSVREFCQKFSVALKTYFELSAVYGVSRPKEKISELLEAFSEALTALEYYYFDSSSQVVFYQGQASHFSQAKKFNINVFKKDLAAYISQNDSEKLASIFEDIITLFWENKPRKEQATSACINIYTYLYSFFETGDDSYQDIFPYTINIAEQLNHFNSLEDILEWLRSFCQKLCRLLDDRKSTRSDKLVDLARSYIKEHYMEKLTLADVAEALNISSGHLSNTFKKLTGTTLSDYIAQVKIQHAMELIDTHQYLMYEISDKLGFDNPYYFSKVFKKVTGISPREHENRIIYPYTDEGS, from the coding sequence ATGTATCGAATTATTATTATAGACGATGAGCCGCTCATCCTGGCCGGCATCGCTTCCCTGATCATATGGGAAAATTATGAATGCACCATTATCGGAAAGGCAACCAACGGCCCTTCAGCCTATGACATGATCATGGAGCTTCATCCGGATATTGTTATAACGGATATCCGGATGCCCGTATTAAACGGGCTGGATCTGGTGGAAAAATGCAAGGAAAACGGCTGCACTTTTGCTTTTATCGTATTGACAAACTTAGAGGAATTCCATCTGGTGAAAAAAGCTCTATCACTGGGTGCCTCTGACTATCTGGTAAAAATCGATTTAAACGAAGAGGCCTTAATAACCGCTTTAGAGCGGGCCAAGGAAGCCTGTGACCTGCTTATCAATAAGCAGCACCAGATGGCGGGCGGTCAGCTTAAAAACAACCAGGAGGACTTGGCAAAGACGACGTTTCGCCGCCTTTTCCTTTCTCAGGAAGAGCTTGCTGATATTCCGGAGGAGCTTGAAGTGCAATATCCGGCTCCTTTTATCATCCTGTTTTCCTTAAATCCTATTAATATAGACTTTGAAGCTGGAGGAGGAAGCTATGACCTGCATTCCGTCAGCAGGCAGCTGATCGATATCCTGGGCGGGATCGCAGCAAGATTTTTCTTTCATTATACGATCCTTGAATACCGGCAGGATACCTTTCTCATTACTGCTTCCTTAAAAGAGGAAGCATTTTCTCAAAGCTCTGTCAGGGAGTTTTGCCAGAAGTTCAGCGTTGCTTTAAAAACTTATTTTGAGCTTTCCGCCGTTTATGGGGTCAGCAGGCCGAAGGAAAAGATTTCAGAGCTTTTGGAGGCGTTTTCCGAAGCCTTAACAGCACTGGAATATTACTACTTTGACTCTTCCTCCCAGGTGGTATTTTACCAGGGGCAGGCCTCCCATTTCAGCCAGGCAAAGAAATTTAACATTAATGTATTTAAAAAGGATCTGGCAGCTTATATCAGTCAGAACGACAGTGAAAAGCTGGCCTCCATTTTTGAAGACATCATCACCCTGTTCTGGGAAAACAAGCCCCGCAAGGAACAGGCTACCAGCGCCTGCATCAACATTTACACCTATCTCTATTCATTTTTTGAAACAGGGGATGACAGCTACCAGGACATTTTCCCTTACACCATCAACATTGCCGAGCAGCTGAATCATTTTAACAGCTTAGAGGACATCCTGGAATGGCTGAGAAGCTTCTGCCAGAAGCTTTGCCGGCTTTTGGACGACAGGAAATCCACCCGTTCCGACAAACTGGTGGACTTAGCCAGAAGCTATATCAAAGAGCACTATATGGAAAAGCTGACCCTGGCCGATGTTGCGGAAGCCTTAAACATAAGCTCTGGCCATTTAAGCAATACCTTTAAAAAGCTGACAGGGACCACCCTGTCTGATTATATTGCACAGGTGAAGATACAGCACGCCATGGAGCTTATTGATACCCACCAGTACCTGATGTATGAAATTTCTGATAAGCTGGGCTTTGATAACCCCTATTATTTCAGCAAGGTATTTAAAAAGGTTACAGGCATATCACCCAGGGAACATGAAAACCGGATCATTTATCCGTACACAGATGAAGGGAGTTAA
- a CDS encoding anaerobic sulfatase maturase produces the protein MPPVNLLIKPASGMCNMRCHYCFYHDITEKRTQSSYGLMSVETLRNVIKKALDYADTACTIAFQGGEPTLAGLPFFEQAVRLSKEYNKKNLELHFALQTNGYNLGPEWAEFFAREHFLIGISIDGTIHTHDAYRKGGDGSDTFLNIMKTVDSFNEHGVEYNILTVVNRRTASSIGKIYRYYKKMGFRYLQFIPCLDPLEAPAGAMEYSLTSELYGQFLCDLFDLWYEDIIAGNEIYIRQFYNYLSIILTGSAESCDMNGLCSIQNIIEADGEVYPCDFFVLDEYKLGNLNNTGFDEIHKKRLETGFLASKKAPDSQCQACSYFPLCRGGCYRHRIMSPEESGRNYFCRSYQIFFDHCLPRLMEIVRKINR, from the coding sequence ATGCCTCCAGTTAATCTTTTGATCAAACCGGCCTCCGGCATGTGCAACATGAGATGCCATTATTGCTTTTACCATGATATTACGGAAAAAAGAACACAAAGCTCTTATGGTCTCATGTCCGTGGAAACTTTAAGAAATGTCATAAAAAAGGCCCTGGATTACGCAGATACTGCCTGTACTATCGCCTTTCAGGGAGGGGAACCCACTCTGGCCGGACTCCCCTTTTTTGAACAGGCTGTAAGGCTTTCAAAGGAATATAATAAAAAAAATCTGGAATTACATTTCGCCCTTCAGACCAACGGCTATAATTTAGGCCCGGAATGGGCGGAATTTTTCGCCAGAGAACATTTTCTGATAGGAATCTCCATCGACGGGACCATACATACCCATGATGCTTACCGGAAAGGCGGTGACGGCAGCGATACGTTTTTAAATATCATGAAGACTGTGGACAGCTTCAATGAGCATGGAGTGGAATACAACATTCTCACCGTAGTAAACAGGAGAACCGCTTCCTCCATCGGCAAGATATACCGGTATTATAAGAAGATGGGCTTTCGTTATCTGCAGTTCATCCCCTGTCTGGATCCTTTGGAGGCTCCCGCAGGCGCCATGGAATATTCCCTGACGTCGGAATTATACGGACAGTTCCTGTGTGACCTCTTTGATTTGTGGTATGAGGATATAATTGCCGGAAACGAAATCTACATCCGGCAGTTTTATAATTACCTCTCCATTATATTGACCGGAAGTGCGGAATCCTGTGACATGAACGGGTTATGCAGCATTCAAAACATCATCGAAGCTGACGGCGAGGTATATCCCTGTGACTTCTTTGTTCTGGACGAATATAAGCTGGGCAATTTAAACAATACGGGTTTTGATGAAATACACAAAAAGAGGTTGGAAACAGGCTTTCTTGCTTCCAAAAAAGCGCCTGACAGCCAGTGCCAGGCCTGTTCCTATTTTCCACTGTGCAGAGGAGGCTGCTACCGCCACCGCATCATGTCCCCGGAAGAATCCGGCCGCAATTACTTCTGCCGATCCTATCAGATTTTTTTTGACCATTGTCTTCCAAGGCTTATGGAGATTGTCCGAAAAATCAATCGTTAA
- a CDS encoding acetyltransferase — protein sequence MIRNAKIQDLPAILKVYEIARKFMVDNGNASQWGNTFPPAELLEEDIKNNQLYVYINEEQIHGVFAFILGDDPTYSHIENGSWISDTGYGAIHRVASDGAIKGILSKCLDYCKRQSSHLRIDTHENNEIMKYLIQKNGFVKCGTIYAENGSPRIAFEYLESGNIS from the coding sequence ATGATAAGAAATGCGAAAATACAGGATTTGCCGGCAATCTTGAAAGTATATGAGATTGCAAGGAAGTTTATGGTTGATAACGGAAACGCCTCGCAATGGGGAAATACCTTCCCTCCTGCAGAATTGCTTGAAGAGGATATTAAAAATAACCAGCTATATGTTTATATCAATGAGGAACAGATACATGGTGTATTTGCTTTTATCCTGGGAGATGATCCTACTTACAGCCATATTGAAAACGGCTCCTGGATATCTGACACAGGTTACGGTGCCATTCACCGGGTCGCCAGTGACGGAGCAATAAAAGGCATACTTTCAAAATGCCTGGACTATTGTAAAAGACAAAGCTCTCATCTCAGAATAGATACCCATGAAAATAATGAGATTATGAAGTATCTGATTCAAAAGAATGGGTTTGTAAAATGCGGGACCATATATGCGGAAAACGGCAGTCCAAGAATTGCATTTGAATATCTGGAATCAGGCAACATCTCATAA